In Pseudofrankia saprophytica, one genomic interval encodes:
- a CDS encoding GntR family transcriptional regulator, whose amino-acid sequence MPPSRTVKLTKASNAVVDYLLEEIFEGRLRSGQRVDLVEVGDALGLSRSPVREGLVMLERDGIVSIRPHRGVFVEPFDAESVLDDFEVMGLLSGVAVSRLANQRDPAVIAELEQLIAELKVTEPLDRIGEIVQQILRAQHRAGGSRRLRAELRAFAGFLPWVFRVESGLTHADVVAEMERVMNAIVAGDGDGAARQRVADFRAAGERVVSALTARGIL is encoded by the coding sequence GTGCCGCCCAGCCGAACCGTCAAACTCACGAAGGCGAGCAACGCCGTCGTCGACTACCTTCTCGAGGAGATCTTCGAAGGGCGGCTGCGCTCCGGGCAGCGCGTCGACCTCGTCGAGGTGGGCGACGCGCTCGGCCTGTCCCGCAGCCCGGTCCGGGAGGGCCTCGTCATGCTGGAGCGGGACGGGATCGTCTCGATCCGGCCGCACCGCGGGGTGTTCGTCGAGCCGTTCGACGCCGAGTCGGTGCTCGACGACTTCGAGGTGATGGGCCTGCTGTCCGGGGTGGCCGTCTCTCGGCTGGCGAACCAGCGTGACCCGGCGGTCATCGCCGAGCTGGAACAGCTGATCGCCGAGCTGAAGGTCACCGAGCCGCTCGATCGCATCGGCGAGATCGTCCAGCAGATCCTGCGCGCCCAGCATCGCGCCGGCGGCTCACGGCGGCTGCGCGCCGAGCTGCGCGCCTTCGCCGGCTTCCTTCCGTGGGTGTTCCGCGTCGAGAGCGGCCTGACGCACGCCGACGTCGTGGCGGAGATGGAGCGGGTCATGAACGCCATCGTCGCGGGCGACGGCGACGGCGCCGCCCGCCAGCGCGTCGCGGACTTCCGCGCCGCGGGCGAACGCGTCGTCTCGGCCCTCACCGCCCGAGGCATCCTCTGA
- a CDS encoding SDR family NAD(P)-dependent oxidoreductase — protein MDAPYDLTGRVAIVTGGGTGIGAATARLLAAHGADVAIAARTVADLERTSAAVRDATGRRCLPVPTNIKDEEQVVALVERTVAELGRVDILVNNAGGTRMGPLRTLPTKGWDASFDLNVRAAYFCTREAGRHLVAQRSGAIINVSSDAGVYGVRGGAHYAAAKAALQMFTKVTAAEWGHYGIRANCVAVGGIASERAAAAWDVAGIDPGDIAAGTPLGRVGRPDEVAQAIAFFASDAASYITGQVLSVDGGHHMGGIQET, from the coding sequence ATGGATGCTCCCTACGACCTGACGGGGCGCGTGGCGATCGTGACGGGTGGCGGCACCGGCATCGGCGCCGCGACCGCCAGGCTGCTGGCCGCCCACGGCGCCGACGTCGCCATCGCCGCCCGCACCGTCGCGGACCTGGAACGCACGTCGGCGGCGGTGCGCGACGCCACCGGCCGGCGCTGCCTGCCGGTGCCGACGAACATCAAGGACGAGGAGCAGGTCGTCGCCCTCGTCGAGCGCACCGTCGCGGAGCTCGGGCGGGTCGACATCCTCGTCAACAACGCCGGCGGCACCCGGATGGGCCCGCTGCGGACCCTGCCGACCAAGGGCTGGGACGCGAGCTTCGACCTCAACGTCCGCGCGGCCTACTTCTGCACTCGGGAGGCCGGCCGGCACCTCGTCGCGCAGCGCTCCGGAGCGATCATCAACGTCTCCTCGGACGCCGGCGTCTACGGCGTCAGGGGCGGGGCGCACTACGCGGCCGCGAAGGCGGCGCTGCAGATGTTCACCAAGGTCACCGCCGCCGAGTGGGGGCACTACGGCATCCGCGCCAACTGCGTCGCCGTGGGCGGGATCGCCTCCGAGCGGGCGGCCGCGGCCTGGGACGTCGCCGGCATCGACCCGGGCGACATCGCCGCGGGCACCCCCCTCGGCCGGGTCGGCCGGCCCGACGAGGTGGCCCAGGCGATCGCCTTCTTCGCGAGCGACGCGGCCTCCTACATCACCGGCCAGGTCCTCTCCGTCGACGGCGGCCACCACATGGGCGGCATCCAGGAAACCTAG
- a CDS encoding sugar phosphate isomerase/epimerase family protein, whose product MTVEIALTPDSRWEIDVPGLAAATAAAGFTAVGMAAGNATPAAAKTLDAAGLRCHEVLALLIGDDAEETLAQAERLAEAASVLSARWVLAGFRTKLTAQTAPLIRRCAEVLAEAGAGLAVEFSPMGFVGTISEARDVVAAAGVERAGVLIDTWHFFRGRSTWEELATIPLAEIAYLQFDDAPAPIGSATSETLHRRAMPGDGELDLDRFASTLLERGFDGLVSVEVLSAELRQLPVPEFCRRAYESTARFWR is encoded by the coding sequence ATGACGGTCGAGATCGCGCTGACTCCCGACTCGCGATGGGAGATCGACGTCCCGGGCCTTGCCGCGGCCACCGCGGCGGCGGGCTTCACCGCCGTCGGCATGGCCGCGGGCAACGCGACCCCGGCCGCCGCGAAGACGTTGGACGCCGCCGGGCTGCGCTGCCACGAGGTGCTCGCGCTGCTGATCGGCGACGACGCCGAGGAGACGCTGGCACAGGCGGAGAGGCTTGCCGAGGCGGCGTCCGTGCTCAGCGCCCGCTGGGTGCTCGCCGGGTTCCGGACGAAGCTGACCGCCCAGACCGCGCCGCTGATCCGGCGCTGCGCCGAGGTGCTCGCCGAGGCCGGGGCGGGGCTCGCCGTCGAGTTCAGCCCGATGGGCTTCGTCGGGACGATCTCCGAGGCCAGGGACGTGGTGGCCGCCGCCGGTGTCGAGCGCGCGGGGGTGCTGATCGACACCTGGCACTTCTTCCGGGGGCGGAGCACCTGGGAGGAGCTGGCGACGATCCCACTGGCAGAGATCGCCTACCTGCAGTTCGACGATGCCCCGGCGCCGATCGGCAGCGCCACGTCCGAGACGTTGCACCGCCGCGCCATGCCGGGCGACGGCGAGCTGGACCTGGACAGGTTCGCCTCGACCCTGCTCGAGCGCGGCTTCGACGGCCTGGTGAGCGTCGAGGTGCTGTCCGCCGAGCTGCGCCAGCTGCCGGTCCCCGAGTTCTGCCGGCGCGCCTACGAGTCCACCGCCCGCTTCTGGCGCTGA
- a CDS encoding SDR family oxidoreductase, translating to MKAVVVGASSGLGRCIGVDLGRRGDQVALLARRRERLVDAAKEAGPGTLAVACDVTDEASCQAAIEEAAAGLGGIDAVVYSAGIGPLSPVERVDAQTWRRAFDTNVTGAALITAAALPHLKASGGVAAYLSSISASLTPVWPGFAAYAVSKAALDKLVEAYRTEHPDVGFTRVVVGDCAGGEGPNQSEFPADWDWDYMAKVRPLWVSRGYQTGALLDVDELLRVLDGVLRCRGSIPSVTVMPRQPA from the coding sequence GTGAAGGCTGTCGTCGTCGGAGCGTCGAGCGGGCTCGGCAGATGCATCGGCGTGGACCTGGGCCGCCGCGGCGACCAGGTCGCGCTGCTGGCGCGCCGCCGTGAGCGGCTGGTGGACGCGGCGAAGGAGGCGGGCCCCGGGACGCTCGCCGTCGCCTGCGACGTCACCGACGAGGCGAGTTGCCAGGCCGCGATCGAGGAGGCCGCGGCCGGCCTCGGCGGCATCGACGCCGTCGTCTACAGCGCCGGCATCGGCCCGCTCTCCCCGGTCGAGCGGGTCGACGCCCAGACCTGGCGGCGCGCGTTCGACACGAACGTGACCGGGGCGGCTCTCATCACCGCCGCCGCGCTGCCGCATCTGAAGGCCTCCGGCGGCGTCGCGGCCTACCTGTCGTCGATCAGCGCGTCGCTCACGCCCGTCTGGCCCGGGTTCGCCGCCTACGCGGTCAGCAAGGCGGCCCTCGACAAGCTCGTCGAGGCCTACCGCACCGAGCACCCCGACGTCGGCTTCACCCGCGTCGTCGTCGGCGACTGTGCCGGCGGCGAGGGCCCCAACCAGAGCGAGTTCCCCGCCGACTGGGACTGGGACTACATGGCGAAGGTCCGGCCGCTGTGGGTCAGCCGCGGGTACCAGACCGGCGCCCTGCTCGACGTCGACGAGCTGCTGCGCGTCCTCGACGGCGTCCTGCGCTGCCGCGGCTCCATCCCGTCGGTCACCGTCATGCCCCGCCAGCCGGCCTGA
- a CDS encoding cytochrome P450, which translates to MTPTAVADLYWDPFDKTIDTDPYPVWERMRAESPLYRNERFGFYALSRYADVDEAHRDAATFSSAHGTVLEIMSPEPMPPVFLIFSDPPVHNMLRALVSRAFTPRRVARLEGAIRGLCAEMLDPHVGGGGFDYVQDFAAQLPSKVISELIGVDPADREEIRRTIDLTFHHDETAGMSNDISRAATVKLKAYWHEQIEARRKVPRDDMITGLAEAEIASEDGPRRLSTEQAATVAQEIVSAGTETVARLLGWFGSVLADHPDQRAELAANFALVPNAVEELMRYEPPSPVQGRMTTREVELHGVTIPAMSKVLLLTGSAGRDDRRYPDPDRFDIHRTSDSHMSFGHGIHFCLGAGLARLEARVAIEETLRRFPRWDVDRDRAVRLHTSTVRGYEKLPFVL; encoded by the coding sequence ATGACGCCGACGGCCGTGGCTGACCTGTACTGGGACCCGTTCGACAAGACGATCGACACCGACCCGTACCCGGTGTGGGAGCGGATGCGCGCCGAGTCACCGCTCTACCGCAACGAGCGGTTCGGTTTCTACGCGCTCTCCCGCTACGCCGACGTCGACGAGGCCCACCGCGACGCGGCGACGTTCAGCTCCGCGCACGGTACCGTCCTGGAGATCATGAGCCCGGAGCCGATGCCGCCCGTGTTCCTGATCTTCTCCGACCCCCCGGTCCACAACATGCTGCGCGCGCTCGTCTCCCGGGCGTTCACCCCGCGCCGGGTCGCCCGGCTGGAGGGCGCCATCCGCGGCCTGTGCGCCGAGATGCTCGACCCGCACGTCGGCGGGGGCGGCTTCGACTACGTCCAGGACTTCGCCGCGCAGCTCCCGTCGAAGGTGATCTCCGAGCTCATCGGCGTCGACCCGGCGGACCGCGAGGAGATCCGCAGGACGATCGACCTGACGTTTCACCACGACGAGACCGCCGGGATGAGCAACGACATCTCGCGCGCGGCCACGGTGAAGCTCAAGGCGTACTGGCACGAGCAGATCGAGGCGCGCCGCAAGGTACCCCGCGACGACATGATCACCGGCCTCGCCGAGGCCGAGATCGCCTCCGAGGACGGCCCCCGCCGCCTCTCCACCGAGCAGGCCGCGACCGTCGCCCAGGAGATCGTCAGCGCCGGCACGGAGACCGTCGCCCGCCTCCTCGGCTGGTTCGGCTCGGTGCTCGCCGACCATCCCGACCAGCGGGCCGAGCTCGCCGCCAACTTCGCGCTCGTCCCGAACGCGGTCGAGGAGCTGATGCGCTACGAGCCGCCGTCGCCGGTCCAGGGCCGCATGACCACCCGCGAGGTCGAGCTGCACGGCGTGACGATCCCCGCGATGTCGAAGGTGCTGCTGCTCACCGGCTCCGCCGGCCGCGACGACCGCAGGTACCCGGACCCCGACCGCTTCGACATCCACCGGACGTCCGACAGCCACATGTCCTTCGGCCACGGCATCCACTTCTGCCTCGGCGCCGGTCTCGCCCGGCTGGAGGCGCGCGTCGCGATCGAGGAGACGCTGCGCCGCTTCCCCAGGTGGGACGTCGACCGGGACCGCGCCGTCCGGCTGCACACCAGCACCGTCCGCGGCTACGAGAAGCTGCCGTTCGTCCTCTGA
- a CDS encoding dihydrodipicolinate reductase, with amino-acid sequence MTTTSSDTALPQAPLRVVQWATGNIGTRALRTVIEHPNLELVGLYVYSDAKAGKDAGELAGLGITTGVAATTSIDDIVALGADCVLYMPARLDADEVCRLLESGANIVTTRGEFHRPASMDPALRAQVEKACAAGGASIHSTGSSPGFISEAIPLVVSSLQRRLDRIVINEYANMSRRDSPDMIFNLMGYGQPPAAFDDRRAAYLAEAFGPSLSLTADALGVPLEEITASGEVAVATRDIDIAAGRIAAGTVAAQRITVTGLRGGTPLLEFKAHWFCSTELDPAWELALDAGWRVTVEGDAPLDITLRFPLTLDEMGAMTPGYTAHRPVNAIPAVVAALPGIRTTLDLPQIIGTALR; translated from the coding sequence ATGACAACGACGTCCAGCGACACCGCGTTACCGCAGGCTCCGCTCCGGGTCGTCCAGTGGGCGACCGGCAACATCGGCACCCGCGCGCTGCGGACGGTCATCGAACACCCGAACCTGGAGCTGGTCGGGCTCTACGTCTACAGCGACGCCAAGGCGGGCAAGGACGCCGGCGAGCTCGCGGGACTGGGCATCACCACCGGCGTCGCGGCGACGACGAGCATCGACGACATCGTGGCTCTCGGCGCCGACTGCGTCCTCTACATGCCGGCCCGGCTGGACGCTGACGAGGTGTGCCGGCTGCTCGAGTCCGGCGCGAACATCGTCACCACTCGCGGCGAGTTCCACCGCCCGGCCAGCATGGACCCGGCCCTGCGTGCGCAGGTGGAGAAGGCCTGCGCGGCGGGCGGGGCCTCGATCCACAGCACCGGCTCCAGCCCCGGGTTCATCTCCGAGGCGATCCCGCTGGTGGTCTCCTCCCTCCAGCGCCGGCTCGACCGGATCGTCATCAACGAGTACGCCAACATGTCGCGGCGCGACTCGCCCGACATGATCTTCAACCTGATGGGCTACGGGCAGCCGCCGGCGGCGTTCGACGACCGGCGCGCGGCGTACCTGGCCGAGGCCTTCGGCCCGTCGCTGTCGCTGACCGCCGATGCGTTGGGCGTCCCGCTCGAGGAGATCACCGCCTCGGGCGAGGTCGCCGTCGCGACGCGCGACATCGACATCGCCGCCGGCCGCATCGCCGCCGGGACGGTGGCCGCGCAGCGCATCACGGTGACGGGCCTGCGCGGCGGCACGCCGTTGCTGGAGTTCAAGGCGCACTGGTTCTGCTCCACCGAGCTGGACCCGGCCTGGGAGCTGGCGCTCGACGCCGGCTGGCGGGTGACCGTCGAGGGCGACGCCCCCCTCGACATCACCCTGCGCTTCCCCCTCACCCTCGACGAGATGGGCGCGATGACGCCCGGCTACACAGCCCATCGCCCGGTCAACGCGATCCCCGCCGTCGTCGCGGCGCTTCCGGGTATCCGCACGACGCTGGACCTGCCCCAGATCATCGGCACCGCGCTGCGCTGA
- a CDS encoding thiolase C-terminal domain-containing protein, which produces MPPLPALIPASEWFWKSGADGILRIQGCDDCGTLVHPPVPVCPTCRGSAVSPKEVSGRASVVGYTVNVQQWLPDMKPPYVVAVVAIEESDDVRLTTNIVGCEPAEVHVGQRVQVTFEQREDVWLPLFEPTGEPDETRDRVGEPNLPAPRAPLSPRRFEHDVVLSGIGRSRIGRRLMVDPLSLTTDACLKAIADAGLTPEDIDGLSTYPGTVGMGMSEGGVTSVEEALRLRPTWFNGGGDLPGQTGAVVQAMLAVSAGLCRHVLCFRTVWESTYRELRLGGMPGRATGLNTEWRHPFGAISAASWIAMQASQYMHRYGASREMLAAIALNGRANAARNPDAIYRAPMTMDDYMSARLVSTPFGLYDCDIPCDGSVAVIVSAADAASDLPKTAIKVEAVGTQINERVSWDQGTMTHEPVVLGPAAHLWTRTDLTPADVDLACLYDGFTFNAISWLEGLGFCGFGEAQDWLDKGQRIALDGDLPLNPHGGQLSEGRLHGFGFLYEAITQLRHEAGPRQVADARTAVVSTGGGAPGGAFLLRRADS; this is translated from the coding sequence ATGCCGCCTCTCCCCGCGCTGATCCCGGCGAGCGAGTGGTTCTGGAAGTCCGGCGCCGATGGCATCCTGCGCATCCAGGGCTGCGACGACTGCGGCACGCTCGTGCACCCCCCGGTCCCGGTCTGCCCCACCTGCCGCGGCAGCGCCGTCTCGCCGAAGGAGGTGTCGGGCCGGGCCAGCGTCGTCGGCTACACCGTCAACGTCCAGCAGTGGCTGCCCGACATGAAGCCGCCGTACGTGGTCGCCGTGGTCGCGATCGAGGAGAGCGACGACGTCCGCCTGACGACCAACATCGTCGGCTGCGAGCCGGCCGAGGTGCACGTCGGCCAGCGGGTCCAGGTCACCTTCGAGCAGCGTGAGGACGTCTGGCTGCCGCTGTTCGAGCCGACCGGCGAGCCCGACGAGACCCGGGACCGCGTCGGTGAGCCGAACCTGCCCGCCCCGCGCGCGCCGTTGTCGCCCCGGCGCTTCGAGCACGACGTGGTCCTCTCCGGCATCGGCCGCTCGAGGATCGGGCGCCGGCTCATGGTCGACCCGCTGTCGCTGACGACCGACGCGTGCCTGAAGGCGATCGCGGACGCGGGGCTCACCCCCGAGGACATCGACGGCCTGTCGACCTATCCCGGCACGGTCGGCATGGGCATGAGCGAGGGCGGTGTCACCTCCGTGGAGGAGGCGCTGCGCCTGCGCCCGACCTGGTTCAACGGCGGCGGCGACCTGCCCGGTCAGACGGGCGCGGTCGTACAGGCGATGCTCGCGGTGTCGGCTGGCCTGTGCCGGCACGTGCTGTGCTTCCGGACCGTATGGGAGTCCACCTACCGCGAGCTGCGCCTCGGCGGGATGCCCGGCCGGGCCACCGGCCTGAACACCGAGTGGCGCCACCCCTTCGGCGCCATCTCGGCGGCCAGCTGGATCGCCATGCAGGCGAGCCAGTACATGCACCGCTACGGCGCCTCCCGGGAGATGCTCGCCGCGATCGCGCTCAACGGCCGGGCGAACGCCGCCCGCAACCCGGACGCGATCTACCGGGCCCCGATGACCATGGACGACTACATGTCGGCCCGCCTCGTCTCGACGCCGTTCGGCCTGTACGACTGCGACATCCCATGCGACGGTTCCGTCGCCGTCATCGTCTCGGCCGCCGACGCCGCTTCGGACCTGCCCAAGACGGCCATCAAGGTCGAGGCCGTCGGCACGCAGATCAACGAACGCGTCTCCTGGGACCAGGGCACGATGACGCACGAACCAGTGGTGCTCGGCCCGGCCGCGCACCTGTGGACCCGTACCGACCTGACCCCCGCCGACGTCGACCTCGCCTGCCTGTACGACGGCTTCACCTTCAACGCGATCTCCTGGCTCGAGGGGCTGGGCTTCTGCGGCTTCGGCGAGGCGCAGGACTGGCTGGACAAGGGCCAGCGGATCGCCCTGGACGGCGACCTGCCGCTCAACCCGCACGGCGGCCAGCTCTCCGAGGGGCGGCTGCACGGCTTCGGATTCCTGTACGAGGCGATCACCCAACTGCGCCATGAGGCCGGCCCCCGCCAGGTCGCCGACGCCCGCACCGCGGTCGTCTCCACCGGCGGCGGCGCGCCCGGCGGCGCGTTCCTTCTCAGGAGGGCAGACTCATGA